One genomic segment of Alosa sapidissima isolate fAloSap1 chromosome 13, fAloSap1.pri, whole genome shotgun sequence includes these proteins:
- the LOC121679593 gene encoding caspase-3-like isoform X1, with amino-acid sequence MSFCNKAHGSSKVCNRAVVVSIKNFHRGVELEKRCGVSMDNLRLNRCLSDLGFTVEMHNDLTAQEIYKLFKAESKKTVDCFIGIISTHGEEGVVFGSDGNHVRLSQIFGFFDNLTMVNKTKLFLVQACRGDMLDSGVEIEMDSGSVSDEDDILSDYLSIPINTAVMYATAPGYSAFKKPSGSVFIQTLCDLLEKDGGRDLEITRLMTRLNYQIAYHFQASGGDLEGKKAMPCFATRLTEEVYPFRDSQRSTEELSGKLATTALVEGSCNIRKRSIS; translated from the exons ATGAGTTTTTGTAACAAAGCACATGGAAGCAGTAAGGTCTGCAACAGGGCTGTGGTGGTGTCTATAAAAAACTTCCATCGTGGAGTTGAGTTGGAAAAGCGGTGTGGAGTCAGTATGGACAACCTGCGGCTCAACAGATGTCTGAGCGACCTTGGCTTCACAGTGGAGATGCATAATGACCTAACAGCTCAAGAAATCTACAAACTGTTTAAAGCAG AGAGCAAAAAGACTGTTGACTGCTTCATTGGCATTATTTCGACTCATGGAGAGGAAGGAGTAGTGTTTGGGTCAGATGGCAATCACGTGAGACTCTCTCAGATATTTGGTTTTTTTGATAACCTCACCATGGTTAATAAGACAAAGCTTTTTCTTGTGCAG GCATGTCGAGGCGACATGTTAGACAGTGGAGTCGAAATAGAGATGGACTCAGGCTCCGTTTCAGATGAAGATGATATTCTCTCAGACTATCTCTCCATTCCTATCAACACAGCTGTCATGTATGCAACAGCTCCAG GTTACAGCGCCTTTAAAAAACCATCAGGCTCAGTCTTCATCCAGACTCTCTGCGACCTTCTGGAAAAGGACGGAGGTCGTGACCTGGAGATAACTCGTCTCATGACGCGGCTGAATTACCAGATCGCCTACCACTTCCAGGCAAGTGGAGGGGACCTGGAAGGAAAGAAGGCGATGCCATGCTTTGCAACGCGCCTCACTGAAGAGGTGTACCCTTTCAGAGACTCACAGAGGAGCACTGAGGAGCTGAGTGGAAAACTTGCAACCACAGCACTGGTGGAGGGATCTTGCAATATACGCAAGCGCTCTATCAGCTAA
- the LOC121679593 gene encoding caspase-7-like isoform X2 encodes MSFCNKAHGSSKVCNRAVVVSIKNFHRGVELEKRCGVSMDNLRLNRCLSDLGFTVEMHNDLTAQEIYKLFKAESKKTVDCFIGIISTHGEEGVVFGSDGNHACRGDMLDSGVEIEMDSGSVSDEDDILSDYLSIPINTAVMYATAPGYSAFKKPSGSVFIQTLCDLLEKDGGRDLEITRLMTRLNYQIAYHFQASGGDLEGKKAMPCFATRLTEEVYPFRDSQRSTEELSGKLATTALVEGSCNIRKRSIS; translated from the exons ATGAGTTTTTGTAACAAAGCACATGGAAGCAGTAAGGTCTGCAACAGGGCTGTGGTGGTGTCTATAAAAAACTTCCATCGTGGAGTTGAGTTGGAAAAGCGGTGTGGAGTCAGTATGGACAACCTGCGGCTCAACAGATGTCTGAGCGACCTTGGCTTCACAGTGGAGATGCATAATGACCTAACAGCTCAAGAAATCTACAAACTGTTTAAAGCAG AGAGCAAAAAGACTGTTGACTGCTTCATTGGCATTATTTCGACTCATGGAGAGGAAGGAGTAGTGTTTGGGTCAGATGGCAATCAC GCATGTCGAGGCGACATGTTAGACAGTGGAGTCGAAATAGAGATGGACTCAGGCTCCGTTTCAGATGAAGATGATATTCTCTCAGACTATCTCTCCATTCCTATCAACACAGCTGTCATGTATGCAACAGCTCCAG GTTACAGCGCCTTTAAAAAACCATCAGGCTCAGTCTTCATCCAGACTCTCTGCGACCTTCTGGAAAAGGACGGAGGTCGTGACCTGGAGATAACTCGTCTCATGACGCGGCTGAATTACCAGATCGCCTACCACTTCCAGGCAAGTGGAGGGGACCTGGAAGGAAAGAAGGCGATGCCATGCTTTGCAACGCGCCTCACTGAAGAGGTGTACCCTTTCAGAGACTCACAGAGGAGCACTGAGGAGCTGAGTGGAAAACTTGCAACCACAGCACTGGTGGAGGGATCTTGCAATATACGCAAGCGCTCTATCAGCTAA